The nucleotide window ACTGATTTCGCCCATGATCTCTGTGTTCCCGTAAGTTCAAAACTCAGTTCCATTGCGCATATTCTCTATCGTCAGGGCCTGTCCTAAAATTTTATGGACTTGAAATAATTACGGAATAAAATACTCAATGATCAATACAGATTTATCTAGAGCGGGACGATTTACTAATCACTAAAAATTTAGAAGCGgaatgatttatatataaaaccATTGAAATTTTAGAAATGGAAAAGAATGTCTTGTTATGTACATGATCAGCTCTATCTATAGACTATAGTCTATAGTCACCTTATGGTTTCGaatttgatttttgttattatttctatttttgatgCAGAGTGACGACGCAGCTCATCTAGAATGGTTATCAAGATTCGTGGACGACTCTTTCTCTGATTACCCAGCGAATCCATTAACCATGACCGTCAGGCCTGAGACGTCATTCACGGGAAAACCAAGAAGCCGTCGATCAAGAGCCACAGCACCTTCCGTAACCGGAACATGGGCACCGACGCCAGAAGCAGAGCTTTGTCACTCCGTCGCAAAACGTAGGCCCACCAAGAAACTCGAAGCGGCGGAGGGAGGCGGAGCGAGGAGGTGCACGCACTGCGCGTCAGAGAAAACGCCTCAGTGGAGGACGGGACCGCTCGGGCCTAAAACGCTTTGCAACGCCTGTGGAGTTCGTTTCAAATCAGGGAGGCTTGTGCCGGAGTACAGACCTGCGTCGAGTCCGACGTTTGTGTTGACTCAGCATTCTAACTCTCACCGGAAAGTTATGGAACTCAGGCGACAGAAGGAACAACTTGAATCGGCTGTCCATCTTCTGCCGTTTCAACCGCAATGATTAGCGTTTGCCTTTGGCGTTTTCTTTTGAGGGTTTTTGAAGTTAACGGGTTTGGTGAGGAGTCGTAATCGTAACGGCGATGATCACGTGACCGAGGGAGAGCTAAGTATCAATGGTATTAGTTAATTCAAACTCTGTTAATCACGTCATTAATTTGTTAGTAGTATTCATTTgaattcttttcctttttaattGGTTTTTAGTTTCTTCTTAAGTTATATCACTAATAAATGCTTTATTGGCTGCATTAAATTTTCTCGCTATCAGTTATAAAAGCCTCTCAACTTCCACAATTGACTCTGCTTTATGTGACTTGCGATATAAATTACATCATAAATGTTACTTGACCTTCATGTATGTATGCATGCTTGAGAAGTTGATTTACATCATGAGAACTCGCGAGGCCATTCGTTTTAATGATTTCTTAAAGAAACTTATCATGGTCAAATGAAAATCAAGTTGatcttatttaaataataaattaaatcagCTTCGCTGTCAAAGACAAAAAACAGAACTAAAGAACATGAATATGAAGTGACTGTACTGAGAAAAAAATGTAAGACATTGCTTGCTTGTTCTTTTACATTTGCTCTTGTCTTGAAAACAGTAGAGCTTGCCCATGACATGAAATGATGAAGAACATCAACGAAAGCAATGAAACCAATGTTCATAATAAGAACAACATTTGGAGAAATTtaagttaaaattattttttacaagttgggttaaaaattattgaggttaaaattttttctttcattttgatcaaaaaaatatattttcatatatattcaGATTTTAAGAAATGTATATGTAGTTTTCTACTCAGGAAACTTGGCTCAATATTAAAGAGAAACATCAACTCTGTTCTTGGCATCCTGCTATGTAGTTCAAGCATTCAACCCCAAAGTACTTGGCATCCTGCTATGTGGTTCAAGCATTCAACCCCAAAGTACGCTTTTGTAACTTGGATGGCGATGCATCATGTGTGTTGTGCCAAGAACCCTTGGAGACCATTGATCACTTATTTTTTAAGTGTCCTTACTCAAGACAAAGACAAGTGTGGGAAACATTAATTAATGAAAGGGATAATGCATCAGTTCACAGTGGAATGGGAAAGTATGGTTAGACTAATTACTGCGAATGTAAATTGAAGCAGAGTAAATATTTCTCGCTACATATTGCAGTCTACAATACATGCTATTTGAATGGAAAGGAATATGAGAAGACATAATGAACTCCCATCACCGAGTGAAGTTCTGATTAAGAGCCTGGATAAAAATATGAGAAATAGATTTACCCTTTTACAGAGGAAGGGGAACAAAGAGTTGATTGGGGAGATGGCTTTCTGGTTTGAATCGAGACAAAGTTTTATTCAAAACTGATGTTGCAAAGATATGATAGAAGAATATAGTTTCATAAACTAAAATTTGAACACCCTTGATgtaacaagatttttttttttgaattcaatttaacattcaattgaaaaaagtTATATGTAAATAGGAATTAAACAGTTTTTTGGGTAGTTGGAAGAAAAATTACTATATACTTATATAGCCCACTGCTTGTTGATAAGAAACAACTTGGTATTTATGTCTTTCAATGTATTTCTTGTTATTGTTTATACATTCTATGTAATTTTCATATATCTGAATAAATAAATAcagttgttaaaaaaaagaaacaacttgGTATGACTATTCAAGCTTGAGGCCAAGCCCATGTATTTTCATTTCCATTTATGGGCCCAGCCTGTTGACTACTTAAAATGCATATGTATCCGTCAACAGCGACATAGCTCCACAACGAAAACTTTTACGTATTTCCACTATTAATCATCCCGACAAAAGTTTGTTTCTCCAAGTGAATACAAATCCCTATACGtggatttaaattaattaaaaggtTTAGCATTTTAAAGAGAGGAAACCAATACGTACATGTAACTACCGTAAGTACGTATAGCATTTTAAAAGCATTATCATTTTACATAGGTCGTGACTACGATTTACTAGAtgtatcatatataaataagtaaaagatATCGTAAATGGTCAAATTAACAAAAGATAAGTGCTGATTGGCATCTGATAAGCCATTAGTTAATTTATACGTGTTACCTGtatatataacataaacaactgaaagtttattaataaaaatttcgaGTTTAATTGCATCATTTCATATAGTTATcaattgaaatatattttatatttcgtTTGTAGTGACACATAATTAAACACATCAGAGTCCACCGAAAAAGGAAGAATCCAACGACATATGTGAAAATAATAAGTTTGCAAATATAacaatttaccaaaaaataaaaaaaatattaagtttgaaaatatatatacgtCTAAGCATATGAATATACGTCGCCGCGTATAAACACTACGCTCCAACAAAACCAGTGTGTATAGTTTGTTGAAAAGTAGAAAGAACATaacttcttgtcattctaattaaTATGGTGTAGGGATATCACAGACATACATGTTAATATTTACATAAGAAGACAATGACGTATAAATGTAAAAACTGCTTTCCCCAAcgtttggttttgtttgtttgctttcAGCAATCATTCCTACTACAATACttcattttatatattcatttttagatgttaaagaaaaatataagtgtgtatatcaaatttatatatgGATGGGTTAGTTTCGTAAGGTAGTGGTAGACTGGCAGCTTCTTTTTCGACTTTACATCATTTATATCATCCATATACGACTAAACGAGTAGATAGAATATTGTTTTCTATCGATTTTACTTAaccacacaaaaataaacaaaggaaAAAGAACGACGTATATAGTTTCTACATCACTAGATAAACTAGGTATTTCCATAAAGACGATAGTAGCTGTCAGCCTGtcgcacaaaaaaaaagacgatAGTAGCTTGATCAATAAGGTTGAAAACTCGGTACGTCTCAAGTCAATATATGCATTGCACATGCAATGTATTCTTGATAGCTACAAGTATATTATTACCTACCTATTTAGACGGtgggatctttttttttttttttttttttttttttttttttttaacaggaggTTCAAAGGTGACCCGTAATCCGCACGTGGTTTCCGTTTGCCCAAAGACCCGTAATCCGCACATGGTTTCCGATTGCCAACCATCTAATCCCCCTGGCCCGGAACCAGCCGGCACTAATACCCATTACCCAAGGACCCAGCACCAACGCCGCGATAACTTTAAACTTGGGGAGGGCGTAAAGCATTCCGTGGCCACAGGGGGTATTCGAACCCGGGTCCGTATTGGTGTGTTAACTACCTCAAGACCACTAGCCCACCACCCTGTGGTTAAGACGGTGGgatctttttaaaaatgatgAGCTGATGAGCATTATATAGTGAGATGATTGATGTTCAGTATTATCGTTTTGTACGTAAAATACCATTTAACTGGAATTAAAAAACTTGTATAATTGTATATATCTAACTACATAATTAAGATAAAGCTTGTATGCAACTTtgttaatgtgttttttttttctttgaattatACATGGATATTTTGATTTCCACCAAAGTGGATCCAGACTAACCACATGTTAATATTCCCAAGTTAGTGTTCttgtttaatataaaatatatataccgtTTTGTCGAAAcagtttatttttttgtaacaaagttCTTATCCAGGCAGTAGCAAGCCCTAATTACTGGCCGAGATTACATAGTTTCAACCATGAAACCAATGACACAAAGATTACATAGTCCCTGAAAAAAACGAATTACGAAACAAAACTTTGCGACCAGGGGTTGCCGAAAATCAGACGGATGACATAAGTCAGTGAATGGTAAGTTCTGGCATCAGGACTGAAATGATCTAATTTGTACTACTTTGGTCTATATATCATCGATTCGACTTCACATAACATAGGTGATTGAGCAACCGTGCGTGTGGGTCGCCTTGTGGTATCGCAAACTAGGCGACCAAGAGTTGACGAGATTCACAAGTGTGACATAAAATACACGGGTCATCAGGTGGGACACATGAAAATTTGTACGTCCGAACAAAGCCTCTCTGTCGCCGAGAGTTTCAACTAAGCTGACTTTCGATTCACCTTCACCAAACTGTCGGCGGCGATGCTAATTTGGTTCATATAGTTTATGGGATTTGTTTATTCGAAGTACTTTGAATTTGGTTACTGAATACATTATTAAAGAAAATGCTTAGCTGTTATATCTGTACGTTAGCTTACAAAAGAGAGACACATAAATCTTcaagattattttatttttaataaatcaaaagagAATTTGCTTGTTTAAGTAGCTTCTTTCCACCTTCCAGAAGACTCCAAAGATCGATGTCGTTTCTCTTTTCCATAACATTCCATTTGAAAAAACTCTTGCAGATGTATATAGggatacatatttaaatatgtttttggtCTGTTTTTATTTCCGTGTTTCTGAGATTTGTACTTGTTTGTTTGTGTATTTTGTGATATTGCATCTATTTCAGATGAAGTAAAATCTGTACAATTCAATTCATAGTATAAATTTTTGATCgcctataatatttttttatgaatccATTACATtcatttatttgtatataactATCGATAAATCACATTAAGATAACCTAGACGCACATAATTAATCccacaaataaaaaattgttttctcataaatttttagtttatacataaacttgttttatatatatacataagcaAACAATTTACGATTAAAAAGCTTGTCTTTGACCTACCGTGCATTTACGaactaaattttattgttaatagagtatataaatagttttgttcaaaaaagtatataatataataattattactaGAATACTATTTAACACACACGAAGGTTAAGACAAGAAGAGGAAGGTACCTGATTGACTACATTCGAAGACCTATATAAACCTCAACACACATATCCCATTTCACTTCATCTTCGATTACATCACTACAAAACATCATCTTAACTCTACCTATCAATGGCTGTTTCTAATTCTCTAATTATCTCTCCAAGAGAACTCCGGTCTGATCTATACTCTTACTCCTACCAAGACAACTCCAAGACACCTCTGGTTATCTCTCTACTCTCGTCTCTGATCGACAGAACTTTAACTCGGAACCAGAGGATTAGTCGGAGAGCGTCGCCGGCGTGTTATTCTTCATGCGGCGGTGGCAAAACCCATATCTTTGATTGCCGTGAAATCCCCGACTTGACTATACAATCGTACCTTGAGAGGATTTTCCGGTACACTAAAGCCGGTCCTTCGGTTTACGTGGTGGCTTATGTCTACATTGACCGGTTCTGTCAAATCAATCCCGGTTTTAAAATCAGTCTCACCAATGTACATCGTCTCCTCATCACCACCATCATGATCGCTTCTAAATACGTCGAGGATTTGTAAGTGTTTCGATTTTTCTTAGCTCATTTTACATTTCTGTCCTTTTCcagaaaatttttatttaaaaaaaaaacttttaaagaaaatatacatTTTGCTTAATTAGATTAATTCTCTAAATTTATTTCCTTCTATGTCTCTCAGGAATTACAGAAATTCATATTTCGCCAAAGTAGGTGGACTGGAGACAGAAGATTTGAACAGATTAGAGTTAGAGTTTCTGTTCTTGATGGGATTCAAGCTACATGTTAATGTGAGTGTGTTCGAGAGTTATTGTTGTCATCTTGAAAGAGAGGTTAGTTTTGGAGGAGGTTATCGGATTGAGAAGGCATTACGTTGCGCGGAAGAAATTAAATCCGGACAAATGATCGTTCAAGATCCTAAttaaccatcatcatcatcagtttGCTCGAATCTTGTTGTagacaaataaattttattttttgtcgcTTTGTACTTGTGATGATGATGTTTTAGTGACAAACTTGTTGGTTAGAGTTTAATAGTGTTTTCTATGGTCTTTGTgcaaatataaatatagatgTGTAGAGATGAGCAATGATGTAAGTACGAGCATTGTATTAGATTCAATATCAATTGAGTTTGAGAATagtgtttcatttttttcatctaAGCAAGAGAATTTGCATGAGAGCTAGAAAAAAGGGTTTAAATCGGAAAATAgcaatgaaaatattatttgactTAAAAGTAATAGAAGCATattcacaaaatattatattagacAATAACACACATATTTTTCTTCATGTTTTGAAAATATCCAAGTTATTCATTTAGTACATATAACTATATGAATGCTAAAGATAAAATTTGCTGATTTGGTGTTAGAATTTGCTGATGTGGTGTATATAATGATTGATTAATCGGCAGGTTTCAATGATACATTATTATCAATAGTTTTTAAGTTGATATATTATTaaactttctctttcttttatatttttgtcccacaatttttcttaattattatgAGATTTTAGTTTCAGATTAACTGAATCTATCCCATATTCGGATGTAGGAGACCAAGAGAAACTCACAAGTTATCATTGTATCTTTCTTATTCTCATGCGAAtaatattgaaaacattttcaTTTGAAACTTTCAACAGTAATTgtataatttatgtttattCTCACAATTATACAATTTAGCAATGACACTGAAATTCTTTAACTAGTTAGACATAGTTTTGAATTAGATTACGTAGAAACTGCATTATGTTAAGAAAActattaacaaaaatttataagGGCTTCACTTGATCGTCAGTATAGAAAACTAagcaattttaaaaattctgatAATAATGGGAGTTGATGTATGTATCCTGGCACACCATAATTTAAATGAACGTAAATATAACTTTGAAAAGTTAACAAAACCTATTATATGTTTCCCCCATCGTGTATGTTCATAAAGTTAACCTCCAccaataaatcaaaataaacttTCATTGAACGGTTATAGTTCTGTTATTGGTTTTAGTTTCTAAAATAACAAAAGCTCATCATATGTTTTAATAGCCTTTTTAAGATTTGGTTTTGCTAAAATTTAGgataatgtatttttagttGAAAATCTAGAAACTATTTAAGTTTGGTTTTTctccaacaacaacaaaacaaaaccctTCATTCTTTCAAGAAACATGGCATTATTTTCAGGCAAATATTTTTGCTTTATCGTTGCTCTCTTTGCAATCTCATTGAAGCCATGTTCTTGCCATAATAATACCCGCTGGAACAGCGCCGGCATCACTTGGTATGGTGACCGAGAAGGTCCTGGCACCACAGGTAATTTTAATTGATCCAGAAAACCTAaagtttgaaaacatttttcatatttaaaaccGGTTcttaaaacattattatatatatataggagggGCTTGTGGATTCGGTGATGCAGTGGCAAAACACCCTTACCAATGTATGGTTTCAGCCGGAGGACCTTCATTATTCAAAGATGGAACGGGTTGTGGGGCATGTTATAgggtatttaatatttatatataataaattaataatttacaaTTAATCGAATATCATATTGTGACTACACTAATATCGTATACATGTAACGTTTTAGCTTGTATGTGACCATCCATTATGCACCAAAAAGCCGATCAAGGTAATGATAGCAGATGAGTGTGCCGGCTGCACGAAGGAGGCGTTCCATTTTGATCTTAGCGGTAAGGCATTTGGTGCATTGGCCAAACGTGGCAAAGGCGATGAATTACGTAACCTTGGAGAACTCAAGGTTAGGTACAAACGGTAcgtatttttaatgaaatttgtaaaaaaattggTTGGTTTAATTTAGTTAAGATTGTCGGATAGAAATTAGTtcaatttggtttggttcaatAACTTTACACAAACCAATTAAGTTTACTCATGTACATTATGGACGTTGCATGTTTATGTTATGCAGTGCATGTTGCAAACATCCTAAGAGTAAAATAGCTATTCATGTCGACGCCGGAGCAAATCCTTACTACATGTCGTTCGCCGTTAAGTTTGCAAACGGTGATGGAAACTTCGCATGCGTGGAGATTCAACCGGCCGGTggaaaatacttgaaaatggAGGAGATGAGATCCGCCGTTTGGAAACTTAACCCAGGCTGTGCATTGAAAGGTCCGTTCAACGTCCGACTTACCTCTGCCGTGACCAAAAAAGTGATTGTTGCTAAAGCTGTTATCCCGGAGAATTGGAGTCCCGGTGCTATTTACCATTCTCTCGTTAACTTCGCCACTCCCAAGAAAGACAGTCACAAGAAAAATAAGTGATTGATTTTTGCCCTTCAAACAAATAGTAATGTTTGAAAAAACATGAGGCTGTTGAATTTGCGGTTGATAgtaaattattttgataattgtaACATTGGTTTTGTACTTCATATGGGCTAAGAGTTGTAGTCAGATGGCCTACAAAGCCcatgattttataaatataaaccgGTTTGGTTCATTTTTAATGTGGAACAGAGTCTTTAGACCGGATCGGACCAATCTAGGAGACGCGTCAAGTGGTTTACATAACACAATTAGCAAAAAACTACCACTACCTTTTCACAAGTTTGGTAAATAAAGATCTCAAATTCACTTAGAAAGTCTCTTTGTTGTTAACCACCTAACTATACAAAGATTTTTTTAGGTTAAAAGTTAAAACGCGTTATGAACGGAAAATATACAATGTAATCTTTTGTGTATtacaaaaatatctaaaatggTAATGGGTTTGCTCAACTTTATGGCATCTTGACTTATTCTTCTTCCTAACACAACGGTACCTTATTCTAACCAAGACATAGCCAAATTAAAAGGAACACGTCACATGTTGTTCTGGTTTTATCTATCATGATTCTATGCAATTAAGCTTTAAATTCATATGCCATAAACGTATTTTGAATCTGTTGTGAATAACTTGTAAGCTGGTCAAATCACATTGAATTGAGCCTGAATTTTTGGACAACGTTTGGTCCGTCGTTACAACCACAAACCCTTCCTCCCCTAAGACTTTCTAACAACAGCCAACGCCAAAATTCCGAAAATACCCTTAAATGGTTTCACGtagattattttatatttaggcgaaaatttaaaaacaaggACCTAAAAATAGGCAAAAGCCAGCTGCGTTGCGTCTGCTATTTCTTGTGAACAGATGactttttaactatttttgtaaCACAACTTAAATAGAAGGGTAAATCAGGAAACTTAAGAAAATGTTTGCAGAAACGGGCAAGGCTCGCATGTTACATTGTCCTTCATGCATACGCTTTAATTAGAGCTTTCTCCACTTTCCGTTTTATAGATCAAAATTAAACCAAGTTTTGCTAAACAGTAACAGagagataaataaacaaatttaatttagtTGTTTTTTATAATCTTCTTGAGCGTGTtgcatacaaatatatatattttaaacctTATTCGTGGGGAGGAATGCTTGTAGATTCCACTTCTCTTCACCTTTttttcttctcctcttcttcttcttcttgctctcCCTATTTGTTATTGAAGATGGAGAGCTACTACAAGTGTAGGTTTTGCTCTAAGAGCTTCTTCAATGGAAGAGCTTTAGGTGGTCACATGAGATCTCACATGCCGAGTCTTCATAAGTTTAGCATTCAAGACGAGGAA belongs to Brassica rapa cultivar Chiifu-401-42 chromosome A07, CAAS_Brap_v3.01, whole genome shotgun sequence and includes:
- the EXPB5 gene encoding expansin-B5 precursor, coding for MALFSGKYFCFIVALFAISLKPCSCHNNTRWNSAGITWYGDREGPGTTGGACGFGDAVAKHPYQCMVSAGGPSLFKDGTGCGACYRLVCDHPLCTKKPIKVMIADECAGCTKEAFHFDLSGKAFGALAKRGKGDELRNLGELKVRYKRACCKHPKSKIAIHVDAGANPYYMSFAVKFANGDGNFACVEIQPAGGKYLKMEEMRSAVWKLNPGCALKGPFNVRLTSAVTKKVIVAKAVIPENWSPGAIYHSLVNFATPKKDSHKKNK
- the LOC103830264 gene encoding GATA transcription factor 4 — encoded protein: MDVYGLSSPDLLPIDDLLDFSNDEIFSSSSTVVSSATSSAASSSENPFNFPSPASTSFHTSPPPPPLTDFAHDLCVPSDDAAHLEWLSRFVDDSFSDYPANPLTMTVRPETSFTGKPRSRRSRATAPSVTGTWAPTPEAELCHSVAKRRPTKKLEAAEGGGARRCTHCASEKTPQWRTGPLGPKTLCNACGVRFKSGRLVPEYRPASSPTFVLTQHSNSHRKVMELRRQKEQLESAVHLLPFQPQ